The Porphyrobacter sp. HT-58-2 genome has a window encoding:
- a CDS encoding acetyl-CoA carboxylase biotin carboxylase subunit, translating into MFSKILIANRGEIACRVITTARKMGIKTVAVYSDADARAPFVGLADEAVHIGPSPAAESYLVADKIIAACKQTGAEAVHPGYGFLSERTSFAEALAKEGIAFIGPPVGAIAAMGDKIESKKLAKEAGVNVVPGFVGEIEDTEHAVRISNEIGYPVMMKASAGGGGKGMRLAYSEADVREGFESVKREGLNSFGDDRVFIEKFILNPRHIEIQILGDQHGNILYLNERECSIQRRHQKVVEEAPSPFVTPKMRKAMGEQCVALARAVGYYSAGTVELIVSGADPTGESFYFLEMNTRLQVEHPVTEAITGIDLVEQMIRVAAGEKLGMTQDDIGIDGWAIENRVYAEDPYRGFLPSTGRLVHYQPPKAKFRQGPFASSEVERQESGVSTSLDTNGTGYIRLDDGVYEGGEVSRFYDPMIAKLITWAPTRDEAADLQIEALDNFRIKGLGHNVDFLSAIMQHPRFRSGELTTGFIAEEYPEGFHGAATSDDMKRILAAVCAGNEFTLQSRARRISGQLDGDDGREGVLRVTTDWLVKLGDQRFEVILADGHAMVDGVRIAGTCNWRPGMVQAEAVGRVGEGPEHKLGLIVERQGNQWKVTTRGAAHTALVIPQRLARHESLMLEKVPPDLSKLLICPMPGMLVKLHVAEGETVQPGQPLATVEAMKMENILRAEKEGVIAKINAAEGESLAVDAVILELE; encoded by the coding sequence TTGTTCTCGAAAATCCTGATTGCCAACCGCGGCGAGATCGCCTGCCGGGTCATTACCACCGCGCGCAAAATGGGGATCAAGACCGTCGCGGTCTATTCCGATGCCGATGCTCGCGCGCCGTTTGTGGGACTCGCGGACGAGGCGGTGCATATCGGGCCGTCGCCTGCGGCGGAATCCTATCTTGTCGCCGACAAGATCATCGCCGCGTGCAAGCAGACCGGGGCTGAGGCCGTCCACCCGGGCTATGGCTTCCTGTCGGAACGCACCTCCTTCGCCGAGGCGCTGGCGAAGGAAGGCATCGCGTTCATCGGGCCTCCCGTGGGTGCTATTGCCGCGATGGGGGACAAGATCGAATCCAAAAAACTCGCCAAGGAAGCGGGCGTCAACGTCGTCCCCGGCTTCGTCGGCGAGATCGAGGATACCGAGCACGCGGTGCGCATCTCCAACGAGATCGGGTATCCGGTGATGATGAAGGCCAGCGCGGGGGGCGGGGGCAAGGGGATGCGCCTTGCCTATTCCGAAGCTGACGTGCGCGAGGGCTTTGAAAGCGTGAAGCGCGAGGGGCTGAACTCCTTCGGCGACGACCGCGTCTTCATCGAGAAGTTCATCCTCAACCCGCGCCACATCGAGATCCAGATTCTCGGCGACCAGCACGGCAACATCCTCTATCTGAACGAGCGCGAATGCTCGATTCAGCGCCGCCACCAGAAGGTGGTGGAGGAAGCGCCGTCGCCCTTCGTCACGCCGAAAATGCGCAAGGCCATGGGCGAGCAATGCGTCGCTCTGGCGCGCGCGGTGGGCTATTACAGCGCCGGCACGGTCGAGCTGATCGTCTCCGGCGCAGACCCGACGGGGGAGAGCTTCTACTTCCTTGAAATGAACACCCGGCTTCAGGTGGAGCACCCCGTCACCGAGGCAATCACCGGCATCGACCTCGTCGAGCAGATGATCCGCGTCGCCGCCGGCGAAAAGCTCGGCATGACGCAGGACGACATCGGCATCGACGGCTGGGCGATCGAGAACCGCGTCTATGCCGAAGACCCCTATCGCGGCTTCCTGCCCTCCACCGGGCGGCTGGTGCATTATCAGCCGCCCAAGGCGAAATTCCGCCAAGGACCGTTCGCCTCGAGCGAAGTCGAGAGGCAGGAGAGCGGTGTCTCGACTTCGCTCGACACGAACGGAACTGGGTATATTCGCCTCGATGACGGCGTGTACGAAGGCGGCGAAGTGTCGCGCTTCTACGATCCGATGATCGCCAAGCTGATCACCTGGGCCCCGACCCGCGATGAAGCCGCCGATTTGCAGATCGAGGCATTGGACAATTTCCGCATCAAGGGCCTCGGCCACAATGTCGATTTCCTCAGCGCGATCATGCAGCACCCGCGCTTCCGATCGGGCGAGCTGACGACGGGCTTTATCGCCGAGGAATATCCCGAAGGCTTCCACGGCGCGGCGACCAGCGATGACATGAAGCGCATCCTCGCCGCCGTGTGCGCGGGCAATGAATTCACCCTGCAATCGCGCGCGCGGCGCATCTCGGGCCAGCTTGATGGCGATGACGGGCGCGAGGGCGTGCTGCGGGTGACGACCGATTGGCTGGTGAAGCTGGGCGATCAGCGCTTCGAAGTGATCCTTGCAGATGGCCACGCGATGGTGGACGGCGTGCGGATCGCAGGCACATGCAACTGGCGCCCCGGCATGGTGCAGGCCGAGGCCGTCGGCCGCGTGGGCGAAGGGCCGGAGCACAAGCTCGGCCTGATTGTCGAGCGGCAGGGCAACCAGTGGAAGGTGACGACGCGCGGCGCTGCGCACACCGCGCTGGTCATCCCGCAGCGGCTGGCGCGGCATGAATCGCTGATGCTCGAGAAGGTGCCGCCCGATCTCTCCAAGCTGCTCATCTGTCCGATGCCGGGGATGCTGGTGAAGCTCCACGTCGCCGAGGGCGAGACCGTGCAGCCCGGCCAGCCCTTGGCGACGGTCGAGGCGATGAAGATGGAAAACATCCTGCGCGCCGAAAAGGAAGGCGTGATCGCCAAGATCAACGCCGCCGAAGGCGAGAGCCTCGCAGTCGATGCGGTGATTCTGGAACTGGAATAG
- the aroB gene encoding 3-dehydroquinate synthase: MAVIPVALAGRAYEVVIEQGLLDHIASRAEPYLAPYNRTGRAVPFVADTNTHAIFAGDLNDRLASAGIKAEWFVVEPGEDAKTWRVLERLCDWLLALGVTRKDHVFALGGGVVGDLVGFACAILKRGVGFVQIPTTLLAQVDSSVGGKTAINTAAGKNLIGAFHQPSLVLIDPLVLATLPDREMRAGYAEVLKYGLLGDAAFFAWLEANGEKVLAREPAALEHAIASSIAMKARIVAEDERETLDRRALLNLGHTFGHALEAETGFSDRLLHGEAVALGMVLAARYSARRGELSADDAARAARAIAAAGLPSEIAALGLACNGAALVDHMRHDKKAEGTTLPFLLLKALGEAYVARDVDLSDIAAFLDAELAAGKAGSGAV; this comes from the coding sequence ATGGCTGTAATTCCCGTTGCTCTGGCCGGGCGTGCTTACGAGGTGGTGATCGAGCAGGGATTGCTCGACCATATCGCCAGCCGTGCCGAGCCCTATCTTGCGCCCTATAACCGCACCGGTCGGGCTGTCCCCTTTGTCGCGGATACCAACACCCACGCCATCTTTGCCGGCGATCTGAATGACCGGCTCGCTTCGGCAGGCATCAAGGCCGAATGGTTCGTGGTCGAACCGGGCGAGGACGCCAAGACATGGCGCGTGTTGGAACGCCTGTGCGACTGGCTGCTGGCGCTGGGCGTCACCCGCAAGGATCACGTCTTTGCCCTGGGCGGCGGTGTGGTCGGCGATCTCGTCGGCTTTGCCTGCGCGATTCTGAAGCGCGGGGTAGGCTTTGTGCAGATCCCGACGACATTGCTGGCGCAGGTCGACAGTTCGGTCGGCGGCAAAACCGCGATCAACACCGCGGCGGGCAAAAACCTGATCGGCGCCTTCCATCAGCCTTCGCTGGTGCTGATCGACCCGCTGGTGCTCGCCACCCTGCCAGACAGGGAAATGCGCGCCGGTTATGCCGAGGTGCTGAAATATGGCCTGCTCGGTGATGCGGCGTTTTTCGCGTGGCTGGAAGCGAACGGCGAGAAGGTGCTAGCACGCGAACCCGCCGCGCTTGAACACGCCATCGCCAGCAGCATCGCGATGAAGGCGCGGATCGTCGCCGAGGATGAGCGCGAGACTCTCGACCGCCGTGCGCTCCTCAACCTCGGCCACACCTTCGGCCATGCGCTGGAGGCAGAGACGGGCTTTTCCGACCGGTTGCTGCACGGAGAGGCGGTGGCGCTCGGCATGGTGCTGGCGGCGCGCTATTCCGCGCGGCGGGGGGAGCTTTCGGCAGACGATGCCGCCCGGGCTGCCCGTGCGATTGCGGCAGCGGGCCTGCCGTCGGAAATCGCCGCACTCGGCCTTGCCTGCAACGGCGCGGCGCTGGTGGATCACATGCGCCACGACAAGAAGGCCGAAGGCACCACCCTGCCCTTCCTGCTGCTCAAGGCGCTTGGCGAGGCCTATGTCGCGCGCGACGTTGATCTTTCTGACATTGCAGCGTTTCTTGACGCAGAGCTGGCGGCGGGCAAGGCGGGGTCTGGAGCGGTCTAG
- a CDS encoding shikimate kinase, which translates to MSAEKPSTHPQALSAIAARIDRPIVLVGLMGVGKSTVGRKLAAMLGRDFVDADDAIAEAAQRSIPEIFETFGEAHFRDGERRVIARLIDEGHGVIATGGGAFVDPQTRAAVLEKGIAVWIDCDIDTLVERTARRGNRPLLKQGDPKQILTRLAAEREPFYGEAHIRVVSENGPHADTARAIIEAIDKWL; encoded by the coding sequence ATGTCCGCTGAAAAACCGTCCACCCATCCCCAGGCGCTGTCCGCCATCGCGGCGCGCATTGACCGGCCGATTGTGCTGGTGGGCCTTATGGGCGTGGGAAAGTCCACCGTCGGGCGCAAGCTTGCCGCGATGCTCGGGCGCGATTTCGTGGATGCCGACGATGCCATCGCCGAGGCCGCCCAGCGTTCCATCCCGGAAATCTTCGAAACCTTCGGCGAGGCCCATTTCCGCGACGGAGAACGCCGCGTCATCGCCCGCCTGATCGATGAAGGCCACGGGGTCATCGCCACCGGGGGCGGGGCTTTCGTCGACCCGCAGACGCGCGCGGCGGTACTGGAGAAAGGCATCGCGGTGTGGATCGATTGCGACATCGACACGCTGGTGGAGCGCACCGCGCGGCGCGGCAATCGCCCGCTTTTGAAGCAGGGCGATCCCAAGCAGATCCTCACCCGACTGGCGGCCGAGCGTGAACCCTTCTACGGCGAGGCGCATATTCGCGTGGTCAGCGAGAACGGCCCCCATGCCGACACTGCCCGCGCCATTATCGAGGCGATAGACAAATGGCTGTAA
- a CDS encoding tyrosine recombinase, whose product MSAATDAFLAMLAAERGAARNTLAAYARDLAQAEEAIGDLAVAERDAVAGLAGKWAALAPASVARKASALRQFFGFAIDEGWRQDDPSAALPAPRARRPLPKVLGHDQIAALFTRAEAEAAGGEPKAVRLLALIELLYGSGLRATELVSLPLSAVPRDAPFLTVTGKGGASRMVPVGARALEALGRWLALRPQVPPSRYLFPSAKGGHFSRVRLFQLIKALAARAGIDPAIISPHVLRHAFATHLLEGGADLRVLQTLLGHADIATTQIYTHVDSARLVALVNSRHPLATRTTSD is encoded by the coding sequence GTGTCGGCCGCGACCGACGCCTTCCTCGCCATGCTCGCTGCCGAGCGCGGGGCGGCGCGCAATACGCTGGCCGCCTATGCCCGCGATCTTGCGCAGGCCGAGGAAGCGATCGGTGATCTGGCAGTGGCAGAGCGTGACGCGGTGGCCGGACTGGCGGGCAAGTGGGCCGCGCTCGCCCCGGCAAGTGTTGCCCGCAAGGCTTCGGCGCTCAGGCAGTTTTTCGGCTTTGCGATCGACGAGGGCTGGCGTCAGGACGATCCCTCGGCGGCGCTGCCTGCGCCCCGTGCGCGCCGCCCGCTGCCCAAGGTGCTTGGCCACGATCAGATCGCCGCTCTTTTCACTCGCGCCGAGGCGGAAGCGGCGGGGGGTGAACCCAAGGCGGTGCGGCTGCTGGCGCTGATCGAACTGCTCTATGGATCGGGCCTGCGCGCCACCGAACTGGTCAGCCTGCCGCTCTCAGCGGTGCCGCGCGATGCTCCGTTCCTGACGGTGACGGGCAAGGGCGGGGCAAGTCGCATGGTACCGGTTGGCGCACGGGCGCTGGAGGCGCTGGGACGCTGGCTGGCGCTGCGCCCGCAAGTGCCGCCGTCGCGTTATCTGTTCCCATCGGCCAAGGGTGGGCATTTCAGCCGGGTGCGCCTGTTCCAGCTCATCAAGGCACTGGCAGCGCGGGCCGGAATCGATCCGGCGATCATCAGCCCGCATGTCCTGCGCCATGCCTTTGCGACACACCTTCTGGAAGGCGGGGCTGACTTGCGCGTGCTTCAGACGCTGCTCGGTCATGCCGATATCGCGACCACCCAGATCTATACCCATGTTGATAGCGCGCGCCTTGTTGCCCTCGTCAATTCCCGTCACCCGCTTGCAACCCGGACAACATCAGACTAG
- a CDS encoding acetyl-CoA carboxylase carboxyltransferase subunit alpha, with protein sequence MISYLDFEKPIAQLEERIAQLRSVNALHDVDVAQEIVRLEAKSTELLASTYASLTPWQKTQVARHPQRPHFRDYVAHAFSEFVPLGGDRLYADDLAIMGGFARLNGRRVMLIGHEKGHDTQSRIRHNFGMGKPEGYRKAIRLMELASRFGLPVVTLVDTSGAFPGIEAEERGQAEAIARATEACLALQVPMVAAIVGEGGSGGAVALASANRVLMMEHAVYSVISPEGCASILWRTSEKAPDAAQAMKVTAQDLKRIHVIDRIVKEPVGGAHRDSVAAARMLGAALTEEVDLLAGQTAAELVAGREERFLAIGG encoded by the coding sequence ATGATTTCCTACCTCGATTTCGAGAAGCCGATCGCACAGCTGGAAGAACGCATCGCCCAGTTGCGTAGCGTCAACGCCCTGCATGATGTCGATGTCGCGCAAGAGATTGTCCGGCTCGAAGCCAAGAGCACCGAGCTTTTGGCCAGCACCTACGCCTCGCTCACGCCGTGGCAGAAGACGCAGGTCGCGCGCCATCCGCAAAGGCCGCATTTCCGCGATTATGTCGCCCATGCCTTCAGCGAATTTGTGCCGTTGGGCGGTGACAGGCTCTATGCCGACGATCTGGCCATCATGGGTGGTTTTGCGCGGCTGAACGGTCGGCGCGTGATGCTGATCGGCCATGAGAAAGGCCACGACACGCAAAGCCGCATCCGCCACAATTTCGGCATGGGCAAGCCCGAAGGGTATCGCAAGGCAATCCGCCTGATGGAACTGGCAAGCCGATTCGGCCTGCCGGTGGTGACGCTGGTAGATACATCCGGTGCTTTTCCGGGGATCGAGGCTGAGGAACGCGGCCAGGCCGAAGCTATCGCCCGCGCAACCGAGGCCTGTCTCGCGCTGCAAGTGCCGATGGTTGCCGCAATCGTGGGCGAAGGCGGATCGGGCGGCGCCGTGGCGCTTGCCTCGGCCAACCGTGTGCTGATGATGGAGCACGCGGTCTATTCGGTTATCAGCCCGGAAGGTTGCGCCTCGATCCTGTGGCGCACCTCGGAAAAGGCACCGGATGCAGCGCAAGCGATGAAGGTGACGGCGCAGGATCTCAAGCGCATCCATGTGATTGACCGCATCGTGAAAGAGCCGGTGGGCGGAGCGCACCGCGATTCCGTTGCAGCGGCGCGGATGCTGGGAGCTGCCTTGACCGAGGAAGTGGACCTGCTTGCGGGCCAGACAGCGGCGGAACTGGTGGCCGGGCGCGAAGAACGCTTTCTCGCCATTGGCGGTTAG
- a CDS encoding M48 family metalloprotease, whose amino-acid sequence MARISRAILALGAAPLALTGCMGAGGAIPSASTPITAQEAQMGAKYHPQFIAEFGGAMTGAHAQYVEQVGKNIAVQSGLGNARESFTVSLLNSPVHNAFAVPGGYIYTTRQLVTLMNNEAELAAVLGHEVGHVAARHSQRRQQAAQNNSILGVLGAIGSAILLGDSGLGQTLSRTFMEGSQLLTLRFSRKQELEADDLGIEYLGRAGYDRRAMGTVLASLAAQNGLDARLQGRNASVPEWASTHPDPASRVQSALAKAGAAGTGGVTNRDTFLTRIDGLLYGDDPAQGLIEGSTFIHPELRFAFTAPQGFYMVNGTRAVSIQGQGGQAQMTLAAYNGNLETYVRQQFTALGGQNNANLAPQQIERRTINGLPAVYGVARVNNGRSQVDLVVYAYEFARDRAYHFVAIAPAGRAATFDPMFQSMRRITDREATSVVPKKVQVVTVARGDTVASLARRMAYPAAQEDRFRVLNALGSNDTVTPGQKVKIVVRGR is encoded by the coding sequence ATGGCACGAATTTCACGCGCAATCCTTGCGCTGGGCGCAGCACCTCTGGCGTTGACCGGATGCATGGGCGCAGGTGGAGCAATCCCCTCGGCATCGACTCCGATCACAGCCCAGGAAGCCCAGATGGGTGCAAAGTATCACCCCCAATTCATTGCCGAATTCGGCGGTGCGATGACCGGCGCTCACGCGCAATATGTCGAACAGGTGGGCAAGAATATCGCGGTGCAATCGGGGCTCGGCAACGCGCGCGAGAGCTTTACCGTCAGCTTGCTCAATTCGCCGGTGCATAATGCCTTCGCGGTGCCGGGGGGCTATATCTACACAACCCGCCAGCTGGTCACTCTGATGAACAACGAGGCGGAGCTTGCAGCGGTGCTGGGCCACGAGGTTGGTCATGTCGCCGCGCGCCATTCGCAGCGGCGTCAGCAGGCAGCGCAGAACAATTCGATCCTGGGCGTGCTGGGGGCGATCGGCTCGGCGATCCTGCTGGGCGATTCGGGACTTGGCCAGACGCTTTCGCGCACGTTCATGGAAGGCTCGCAGCTTCTGACGCTCAGGTTCTCGCGCAAGCAGGAACTGGAGGCGGATGATCTCGGCATCGAATATCTCGGGCGTGCAGGTTACGATCGGCGCGCGATGGGGACCGTGCTGGCGAGCCTTGCAGCGCAGAACGGTCTCGATGCGCGTCTTCAGGGCCGCAATGCCAGCGTGCCGGAATGGGCCTCGACTCACCCCGACCCGGCAAGCCGCGTGCAGAGCGCCTTGGCCAAGGCCGGAGCGGCAGGCACCGGCGGGGTGACGAACCGCGATACCTTCCTGACGCGAATCGATGGTCTGCTGTATGGCGATGATCCCGCACAGGGCCTGATCGAGGGGAGCACCTTCATTCACCCTGAATTGCGTTTCGCCTTCACCGCGCCGCAGGGCTTTTACATGGTCAACGGCACGCGCGCGGTCAGCATTCAGGGGCAGGGCGGCCAGGCGCAGATGACGCTGGCAGCCTATAACGGCAATCTTGAAACCTATGTCCGCCAGCAGTTCACAGCGCTTGGCGGGCAGAACAATGCCAATCTCGCCCCGCAGCAGATTGAACGCAGGACGATCAACGGGTTACCGGCTGTTTACGGCGTGGCGCGGGTCAACAACGGTCGCAGTCAGGTTGATCTGGTCGTCTATGCCTATGAATTTGCGCGTGACAGAGCCTATCACTTTGTCGCGATTGCGCCGGCAGGCCGCGCGGCGACCTTTGATCCGATGTTCCAGTCGATGCGGCGAATCACCGACCGCGAGGCGACCAGCGTTGTGCCAAAGAAGGTGCAGGTGGTGACCGTGGCCCGCGGCGATACCGTGGCGAGCCTTGCGCGGCGGATGGCCTATCCCGCGGCGCAGGAAGATCGCTTCCGCGTGCTGAATGCCTTGGGTAGCAATGATACCGTAACGCCGGGCCAGAAGGTCAAGATCGTGGTGCGCGGGCGCTGA
- a CDS encoding Flp family type IVb pilin has product MTFFKNLVRDEQGATAIEYGLIAALIAVAAITAMTQLGTNLNTTFGEVNTALTS; this is encoded by the coding sequence ATGACCTTCTTCAAGAACCTCGTCCGTGACGAACAGGGCGCCACCGCCATCGAATACGGCCTGATCGCCGCTCTGATCGCCGTCGCCGCGATCACCGCCATGACCCAGCTGGGCACCAACCTCAACACCACCTTCGGTGAAGTGAACACCGCGCTGACCTCGTAA
- a CDS encoding Flp family type IVb pilin, translated as MLPTFIKSIVDDTTGATAIEYGLIVSLIVLVIVGSMNNVANATIEMWNDVEAQTSAAMGN; from the coding sequence ATGTTGCCGACTTTCATCAAGAGCATTGTCGACGACACCACCGGTGCCACCGCGATCGAATACGGTCTGATTGTGAGCCTTATCGTCCTCGTCATCGTCGGTTCGATGAACAACGTTGCCAATGCAACGATCGAGATGTGGAACGACGTTGAGGCTCAGACAAGCGCTGCCATGGGGAATTAA
- a CDS encoding (deoxy)nucleoside triphosphate pyrophosphohydrolase, with product MSARWIPVVAAALARSDGLWLMHRRPEGKHHAGLWEFPGGKVEASEMPVDCLLRELHEELGITVQRHACRPRAFAETAPDDADRAIVLMLYTVSEWEGDPIPLEGGEIGWFTPAEALALPKPPLDVELAAKLFQNF from the coding sequence ATGAGCGCCAGATGGATCCCGGTAGTGGCGGCTGCATTGGCGCGGTCGGACGGACTGTGGCTGATGCATCGCCGTCCGGAAGGAAAGCATCATGCAGGGCTCTGGGAATTCCCCGGAGGCAAGGTTGAAGCATCTGAAATGCCAGTGGATTGTCTGCTGCGCGAGTTGCACGAGGAACTCGGCATCACGGTGCAGCGGCACGCTTGCCGCCCTCGGGCATTTGCCGAAACCGCCCCCGATGATGCCGACAGAGCGATTGTCCTCATGCTTTACACTGTGAGCGAATGGGAGGGTGATCCCATCCCTCTGGAGGGAGGCGAAATCGGTTGGTTCACGCCCGCCGAGGCTTTGGCGCTTCCCAAGCCGCCGCTTGACGTGGAACTGGCTGCAAAGCTGTTTCAAAATTTCTGA
- a CDS encoding metallopeptidase family protein, whose product MSHPTSADFEAAARAVLARLPAVFRREMTDVVLRVEDFAAPDQLKAVGIEDRWELTGLYEGVALTERSQWDTEVMPPVITLFRQPLLAEMEETGVSFAALIRHVVIHEAGHHFGLSDKDMHALEASVED is encoded by the coding sequence GTGTCACACCCGACCAGTGCCGATTTCGAAGCTGCCGCGCGCGCTGTGCTGGCGCGCCTGCCAGCCGTGTTTCGCCGCGAAATGACCGATGTGGTGCTCAGGGTGGAGGATTTTGCCGCTCCTGATCAGCTGAAGGCAGTAGGGATCGAGGATCGCTGGGAGCTTACCGGCCTGTATGAAGGCGTAGCCCTGACCGAAAGATCGCAATGGGATACCGAGGTGATGCCGCCGGTCATCACTCTGTTCCGTCAGCCGCTGCTGGCCGAGATGGAGGAAACCGGCGTCAGCTTTGCAGCCCTGATTCGCCATGTCGTGATCCACGAGGCGGGCCACCACTTCGGCCTGTCGGACAAGGACATGCACGCGCTTGAGGCAAGTGTCGAAGATTGA
- the folE gene encoding GTP cyclohydrolase I FolE: MNYISAHDHDDEFDPENPLGKPEVPENVQEAIRTLIEWAGDDPAREGLLDTPKRVGRAWLEYCEGYKEDPAVHLTRQFSEVGGYDEIVLLKDIPFQSHCEHHMAPIIGKAAIAYLPRNKVVGISKLARVLHGYARRLQIQERLTAEVAQCIWDNLEPHGVAVVIEAQHGCMTGRGVKTPGVGMITSRVLGCFMEDDRSRKEVMSLMGY, from the coding sequence ATGAACTACATCTCTGCCCACGATCATGACGATGAATTCGATCCTGAAAACCCTTTGGGCAAACCCGAAGTGCCCGAAAACGTGCAGGAGGCCATCCGCACGCTGATCGAATGGGCGGGCGATGATCCTGCGCGCGAAGGCCTGCTCGACACACCCAAGCGGGTCGGCCGGGCGTGGCTGGAATATTGCGAGGGCTACAAGGAAGATCCGGCGGTTCATCTGACGCGGCAGTTTTCGGAAGTGGGCGGTTATGACGAAATCGTCCTGCTTAAGGACATTCCCTTCCAGTCGCACTGCGAACACCATATGGCGCCGATTATCGGCAAGGCAGCAATCGCCTATCTGCCGCGCAACAAGGTGGTCGGAATCTCCAAGCTCGCCCGTGTGCTGCACGGCTATGCTCGCCGCTTGCAGATTCAGGAACGGCTCACCGCCGAAGTGGCGCAATGCATCTGGGACAATCTCGAACCGCATGGCGTGGCCGTGGTGATCGAAGCACAGCATGGCTGCATGACCGGGCGCGGGGTCAAGACCCCCGGCGTCGGGATGATCACGAGCCGGGTGCTTGGCTGCTTCATGGAAGATGATCGTAGCCGCAAGGAAGTGATGAGCCTGATGGGCTATTGA
- a CDS encoding c-type cytochrome: MRTTASRFFVAAALAAVLAACSGDAGDDAAPAAKDAPPVLKERHDNFEAIGDAFKAVRGELEKDAPDFALIAASATDINTRAMKIEGHFPAGTSREDGYDTEALATIWEKPEEFKAAATKLVDESAKLAELAGGGDKAAVGAQAMAMGGACKGCHDQFRLDDEK, encoded by the coding sequence ATGCGCACGACCGCTTCCCGCTTTTTTGTTGCCGCTGCTTTGGCTGCTGTCTTGGCCGCCTGTTCGGGCGATGCCGGCGACGATGCTGCTCCTGCCGCCAAGGATGCGCCGCCGGTACTGAAGGAACGGCACGACAACTTCGAGGCCATCGGTGATGCCTTCAAGGCGGTGCGCGGCGAGCTGGAGAAGGACGCACCCGATTTTGCGTTGATCGCCGCCAGTGCAACTGACATCAACACGCGGGCGATGAAGATCGAAGGGCATTTCCCCGCCGGCACCAGCCGTGAGGATGGCTACGATACGGAAGCCCTGGCAACGATCTGGGAAAAGCCCGAGGAGTTCAAGGCCGCCGCGACCAAGCTGGTCGATGAAAGCGCCAAGCTTGCCGAACTCGCGGGCGGGGGCGACAAGGCTGCCGTTGGCGCGCAGGCCATGGCGATGGGCGGCGCGTGCAAGGGCTGTCACGACCAGTTCCGGCTCGACGACGAGAAGTAA
- a CDS encoding cytochrome b/b6 domain-containing protein: MADPAETASARLRDVTVWDPLLRLTHWSFPLLVPAMWWTAENSKWALHKRLGLVLLGLLLFRVVWGFVGPETARFSHFVKGPGVVLAYLRSGAGGPAIGHSPLGGWSTVALLGAMLVQVSLGLFAGDPFDGMTGPLNPLVGVMVADTITEIHETFFWVIAGLVGLHLAAITLYAVKGDDLLSPMVGGDRPPMPGVAGIGPMPWVRGLLACGVAGGLALWVAFGVPPLT; encoded by the coding sequence GTGGCCGACCCGGCTGAGACGGCCTCCGCGCGGCTGCGGGATGTGACGGTGTGGGACCCGCTGCTGCGGCTTACCCATTGGAGCTTCCCGCTGCTTGTCCCGGCGATGTGGTGGACGGCTGAAAACAGCAAATGGGCGCTGCACAAGCGGCTGGGGCTGGTCCTGCTGGGGCTGCTGCTGTTCCGGGTGGTGTGGGGCTTTGTCGGGCCGGAGACGGCGCGGTTCAGCCACTTCGTCAAGGGGCCGGGGGTGGTGTTGGCCTATCTTCGCAGCGGCGCGGGCGGGCCTGCTATCGGCCATTCGCCGCTGGGTGGATGGAGCACTGTGGCGCTGCTTGGCGCGATGCTGGTGCAGGTCAGCTTGGGGCTGTTTGCGGGCGATCCCTTTGACGGGATGACGGGTCCGCTCAATCCGCTGGTTGGCGTGATGGTGGCCGACACGATCACCGAAATCCACGAGACCTTCTTCTGGGTCATCGCCGGGCTGGTCGGCCTGCATCTGGCGGCGATCACCTTGTACGCGGTGAAGGGCGATGATCTGCTCAGCCCGATGGTGGGCGGCGACCGTCCGCCGATGCCGGGCGTCGCCGGGATCGGCCCGATGCCGTGGGTGAGGGGGCTGCTTGCCTGCGGCGTCGCAGGGGGACTGGCGCTGTGGGTGGCCTTCGGGGTGCCGCCGCTGACGTGA